CCAGGGAAAGCCTCTGGCTCTGATGAGAAGTTCAGAGAGGCAGCCACAAGCCTTGCATGCTCAAAGAacttctcaggtgacagcaggctcagaggcagagggaaagtCCCCTCAGAGATCATCATCCTGGGAGAGACACCAAGACCAGCAGGACTGCAAGACACAGACTTCTGGGACCACAGAACAACTGGGCAAGATAGCCTACAGTGCTGAGACTATGCTGAGAGGAAGCCTAGGGTGGATGTTGAACCCTGATATTGTGTTCTTCACTGAAAagccctgtttctagttgtggtgttgCTCAGcctaggcctagtcctgaaaGCTTCTAGactctgtacaatcttatctaggcctagaatgtttccaGCCTCTAAGACTTGCTGCTGAACAAGCTCAcgctttctagttctttctgagcacTTGCTGCctggtcaactcagctgttctagtTGAAACTCCTCCTCTCCAAGATGACTCATTTAATctggcttccttctctctctcagcttctcctaaATTGCTCTGCTTAGCCTCAAACTAATGCTAACAATCtgttctgatcttctggctcctcaTCTCTGGCTCGTTCTGTCCTCACTGTGTCTATAGCTTGGTCTCTCTGCAACCTGCCTCTCtataactgtcccagtaaaactcccctttcctctctctctctctctctctctctctctctctctctctctctctctctctctctctctctctctctctctctttctctctctctctctctctctctcatctctctctctctctcctctcttaaaTAGCTTTCCTTACCTCTCttttcatgagagttgggcatatcttaTTCTGTCAAATCGTTCTCTTACTTGTCACTTTGTCttccactcaattagacatcactttcaaacactgCCATGACCAAAGGTAACTTGtagaagaatttattttgatttatacAGATGGAAAGTCTATCACGGCAGAGgtatggcatggcatggcagcaGAAACAGGAAGCTAGCTAATAGCATTTCATCTGTACATAGGAAAAAGAGCATCAACAGAAAGTGGGCTGAGGCTATAAACTATCAAAACCTTCtagcagtgacatacttcttccagcaaggttCTACCTCCTAAACGTTcaataaccttcccaaacagtgccaccaataGAATACCAGGTGTTTAAATAGATGAGGGTagaggggacatttctcattcagatTACTATAGTAGCACCAAGAAACCAGTCAAAATGTCTAAATTTGGGATGGAAGATTGCTTTTTGGTTTATTTCTTATAATAAacccatttaatttttttgacaacTTTACTGCAGGATGGTTAATGTTCAATGTCAGTTGACAGAATCTAGATTCCCCTGGGAGGTGGGCCTCTGGACATGTCTATGCGTGATTATCTTTATTTCATTACTTGAAATAGGATGAActatccactgtgggtggcaccccACTTTGGCTTTGGTCCTGGACTGTGTAACTAGAGAGAGGGAGCTGAATCCATCaatctctgctccctgactgtgGAGCTGCTTCAAGATCTTGCTATCTTAACATCCCTGACATGATGGACTATACCCAGGAACTGTCAGCTAGAATACACTGTTTCCTCCTTAAGTTGGCCTTTgtcacagtattttatcacaatgacAGGAAAGGAAACTATGAAACATGAGTAAAGCAGACAAATATAAAACTATGtctgagaaagggagggaggaagcaggaaggagagaaggaaggagtggggaaggaggagagggagggagggaagaggaaagggaagaaatagagaaagaaaaggaatgagggagagaggagcacgggggaggggaggcagggagtgaggaagacaaagaagaaggcagagagggaggcaggaggaaagacagggagggaggcaggaggatggcagagagggaggcaggaggaaagggagggagggaggcaggaggaaggcaaggaggaaggtagggaggaaggcaggaggaaagaaggttggaagaaaaggaaagaagaaaagaatgggaatagaatagaggaaggggaaatggaacaacaaaggaaagggggaagtagAGGGAGGACAGACGGAAGAATTGGATGCATTCAAACATTAACATGCATTACAGAGCAGCAATTATTGTGAAAAGATACACATACAGGCAGATAAGAGTCCattttttatgtgtgagtgttttgcctgcatgtatgtgcatcgtGTGCAAGCAGTGCCCTCCTGAGATGATACAGCAGATACCCTGTAaccggagttacaggtggttgggagctgccatgtgggtgctggtaagtGCACCAGGGCCCTCTTtgagagcaggcagtgctcttcttaactgctgagccatctcttcggctCCAGGAGAGTCTGTGTTTCATACAAAAAGAGCTTTGGAGCTCATGTAAGTAATTTCTCTCACATGCCATGCAAGCGATCCTGAGAAAACTCATGGACACATGGGCACTGAACATAGAAGGGGCACTAACTAGGGGGAGGAAGCTGATCATTGGGAATGGAAGATGATGAAAGTGGTCAATGGGGGAGTTGAATAGAATACAAATATATgtgcatgaaagtgtgtgtgtgtgtgtgtgtgtgtgtgtgtgtgtgtgtgtgtgtatgcctagaAAATCCTAAGTGGACAGAAAGCTCTATCTCCACAGGGACAGGGAGATCAACACATGGGGCTTAGAGAACAACAGGGGAGGAGCAAAGGGAGCCAAATGTGGCTTCTGTTTTGCAGTAGACAACAAATGGGAATTTCCCAGGATCGCTCCTAAACACACATAAGGAAGTGACCATGTGCTCCAGGCAGCCAGCACACAGAGATATAAGAGTTCCTGGAGGAGAGgtcaccacactcacacaccttcACCACCTGCTCCTCTGACCTGTTCCACCTCCAACCAATAACCAGAACCATGAGCTGCTGTGGCTGTTGTGGaggctgtggctccagctgctgcaagcctgtgtgctgttgtgtgcctgtctgttcctgctccagctgtgggggctgcaagggaggctgtagttcctgtggaggctgtggctcctgtgggggctgcaagggaggctgtggttcctgtggaggctgtggttcctgtgggggctgcaagggaggctgtggttcctgtggaggctgtggctcctgtgggggctgcaagggaggctgtggttcctgtggaggctgtggttcctgtgggggctgcaagggaggctgtggttcctgtggaggctgtggctcctgtgggggctgcaagggaggctgtagttcctgtggaggctgtggctcctgtgggggctgcaagggaggctgtggttcctgtggaggctgtggctcctgtgggggctgcaagggaggctgtggttcctgtggaggctgtggctcctgtgggggctgcaagggaggctgtggttcctgtggaggctgtggctcctgtgggggctgcaagggaggctgtggttcctgtggaggctgtggctcctgtgggggctgcaagggaggctgttgttcctgtggaggctgtggctCTTGTGgaggctgcaagggaggctgtagttcctgtggaggctgtggctcctgtgggggctgcaagggaggctgttgttcctgtggaggctgtggctCTTGTGgaggctgcaagggaggctgtagttcctgtggaggctgtggCACCTGTGGTGGCTGCAAGGGATGCTGTAgttcctgtggaggctgtggctcctgtgggggctgtggctcctgtgggggctgcaagggAGGGTGTGGCtcctgtggaggctgtggctCTTGTGgaggctgcaagggaggctgtggctcctgtggaggctgcaagggaggctgtagttcctgtggaggctgtggctcctgtggttgctgccagtccagctgttgtaagccctgctgctgccagtccagctgttgcaagccctgctgctgccagtccagctgttgcaagccctgctgctgccagcccagctgTTGCTAGTCCAGCTGCTGCTGTCCTTGCTGCTCCTCCATGACTGTGGGTCTTCATGCTGTCCAATGAGCTGCTCTCTTCCCATTTACTGCCAAAGGGAGATTTGAGATTCTGCTCAGAGGTCCAAATCATCCTATCTGTTTGAGGTTTCTGGGGATGAGTCTAGACTGCACCTCAAAGCCCTAAAGCTCTAATCTCACTTTGTGATCCAGAAGGTGTTTCCTTGATCTACAAAGCTGGACATCCATTTGTCAGGCAATAGAGGAGTGCACAGTCCTCCTGCCCATCACCTCTAATAGGAAACCCAGATCCTTTTCGATGCCACCTAGGATGGCAGTACTTTTCTCAGCATCCACAGGCCCCTTAGAGCCCCATCCATTCTTCCATGCCAATAGCAGGAAGGTCAGCCCTACCATAAGGTATGTTCACCACAGGCTTCTatgtctgctttctttctttttgcttttcttttcttcgtTTGGCCCAAATGGGACACTgcaaaacattaaataaacaaataaacgcCCTTCTTGTGTACATGATACAGTTCttacaatgatttttttaaaccatCTTCAGCCCAACAAATGAATCCACCTACATCTATCCCCTACCACTTCCCCCTACACCTACCCCCTACAtgttatttatgtattcacttgAAGAGCAATAATGACTGGTAGATGTGCCCCAGGAAGCCCTTGGGGCCATAGATGCCAGGAAATCGTGGCACTGCCTTTTCAAGGAAATGAGAACTGAGAGGTCATACCAAAGTTTAGCAGGAGAGGACAACACGGGACCAGAACCTTCAAGACTCCATTCAGGAGCTAGTGTTGGGAATGAAAGAGGAGACTGTGCACATGGACACCAGGAGCAGGGTGTCTAGCGTGCTCATCTGCAAGACAGGAATATCTGTATCCCCATGATGGGTGcaatggtttatatatgcttagtccaaggagtggcactattaggagctgtggaGTAGgggtgtcactatgggtgtggccTTTAAGACTATCATTTTAGCTTCTTGGAAGTAGTCTTCTCCTGGCTACCTTTGAaaaagaggtggaactctcagctcctccagccccatgtctacctggatgttgccatgttcctaccttgatgataatggactgaatctttgaacctgtaagccagctccaattaaacattgtcctttataagagttgccttagccataatgtctattcacagcagtaaaaccctaactaagacagaagttggtcctgggagtggggtattgctgtgatagacctgacaatgcttttatttggaagaatgtagatttggggTCTTAGGATTTGGGAAGCAATGGGATGTTTTAGGTGGGGCTTAATggaccatcctagtaggaatatagaagacttggtagctgagagtgatttgaactttTCAGATGTGGcctaagaggtttcagtggagaagaatttcagtatatgGCATAGAGACGCcttttgtggtattttgttgaagaatatggctgctttttgcccttgtctgaagattCTACCTGAGGTTAAGGTAAAGAGacttatattaattgcattggcaaaggaagtctcagaaatgctCATCATGTACTTTGTTCTCTAGTTATGTCTCATGAAGAGTgctttgaacaagcatagcaagcttagaaaggaaaaataaaaggagacactaggaagtgaaatggagctgagtcctgtgttcaaggatattaaattgaattaaggcaAGATTCCACCTagctaaatttaggtccaggcacCCTTgtataagcctttaatcccaggaggcaaatgCAAGCAggtctgcaagttcaaggccagcctaggacagAGCAGAATAGGGGAAGAAAAAGTTTAAGTcccagcatggtggtacacacctttagtcccagcattctggagacagagccattcagatctctgagttcaaggtcaatctacagaacaagttccaggacagccaagcttaggcagtgaaggaattggaaaacagaaagctagtgataataTAACAGAACAAGGGGACTATGTTGCAGCTCCAGTAAGCAggagaacttggcagcttcagacATGTAGTTctagctttagagtcaaggatagaagagactactgggacaattaatgctggttagctggagctaagaagttAGTGGTGAttaaagaagagaccagcatcactgaagtgaaatctgggaagtgttttctgagagcacaatgaagctgtgttccagagatagccaaggttgtacctcgtgctgcagctggacttggtaatatgtaagaatcacccaggtggtactgattttgaaggtaTGGAGGGGTCATGGAAAGCAGCAGagtcttggcactgtgagaggccaggaaagggcattGAAGAAATTGCAGCCTctgttgcagttgatggcccagtaactgaaggggtcatacaaagaagttgaggcttggcatcatgaagaaagcctataagagactattggtgaagcctagctgCAGAGGAAGACCCCatagtattggagatgccagtaccatgggatgatcaccaagaacagcagccgtagtgaAGTGGAGTCAACCTGAGCTTAGACTGCTACCGAggccagagctggagaagtgatgcctgCCCTTTGGAGGCACCCAGAAGCTCATGTGTGGATCCAggcattggaacaagaagctgtaaagttgaagttgccttggagaccctaaGATGTTAAAGATTccagagctgtgggatatctgctgaggaaagctactaacagggagtggatcaaccccaggagaaagaagtttgttgcagtcaacaaagacgAAAAAGAAATTGGAGTGCTTAAGACTGCTTTGCCATCAgaaatggagatgcagagtttggagtttgccctgctgGTTTACTGTCtagctttggggattacagttaggtgattagatgaatctcagaagaaaccttgaatttttaacattgatgagactgctatagactatggggactttggaagttggactaaatatactttttttttaaattatgctatgactaggtatggcccccatagactcctatgattgaacaagcctatggggcccagggagtggaatgtgatggtttgtatatgcttagctcaggaagtagcactattaagaggtgtagccttgttggaataggtgtggtcttgttggggtaggtgtgtcactatggacttggtaccctcatcctagctccctggaagcaatcttctagctgcctttggaacaagcaGTGCCATGCTCCACCTtgatattggactgaacctctgaacctgtaagccagctccaattatatattgttttttttttttttttttttttataaaagttgccttggtcatagtgtctgtttgtagcagtaaaaccctaactgagatacTGGGTAAAGATTAAATGCCTGAACCATGCAGAGTATGTAGCATACGGATGTAGCACATAGGCACATGTGAAGGACATGGGACATAATCAGCACCACTGAAACCCTGGCTTGAGTTAAGTTATTTGTTATAGTATCAAGTTCCTCATTTTCCTGAGAGTTGTCTGCCAGTGACCCTCTTCATCAGCTGAAGATTCCTTGTCCTGTGAGCCATCCTCAGCATCTTCTTTGGCTGCAGGGTCTCTCTGACATCTCTCTACAAAGCCTTTGGGATGGTGGGTTTTGATTGTCTGGATTCAGATGCCCAGGCTGGGTGAGACACAGGGAAGTTTCAAGAGAGGGTTGATGTGGAGTAATGATGGGGAAGGGGGAAACATGGCCTGAATGTGCATGCTACTGTTCAGTGGGCTCCAGGCCTTgatggaagggagagaaagaagagggaatcagTGTGTGCACACAGTATGTGTGCAAGCTCAGTCTTTTCCCTCAATGAGTTCATCCTTAGCTGCCATTGCCATGGCCAGACTCCAGGTTCTTCAGCCTTTCACCATGGACTCAACACCAGTGACTCTTCAGGGAGGCTCCAGGCCTTCAGCACTTGACTGGGGCTATATCAattggtcttccttgttctgcAGTATCTAACATCTTGGACTGATCAGCTACTAggttctctgcctctccagtatgCAGAGGGCCATTGTTGAATTACCCAGCCCCTGGGGTGTAAGCCAATTCAATAAATTCCCCTTTATGACAAATATGTGTTATTCTAGTTCTGTTTTCCTAAACATTGCCAACTAATACTGCCACAGACTTACCCCTTTTTTGGGTCTTCTATCTGAGCagaacgggtctctggttgcagatgGGTGAAGGAGTCGACAAGTGACAAACAGAGATGATACAAGAGAGCatgttgaatctgagtgtattgtcCAAACgacttttttatacagaagaaaaaaacaagaaaagccaggcaGGACACATTCACCccagttacagtgacacaaaacaaaaggagtgTATACAAAAAAGATAGTGGGGACCAGGCCGCTGTttaccactaagaagggagccaggtgtaatgctagtctatcgctaggcccaccaccaggggttcttagtaagtgcctgattatgctgtttctttgggcctagtgaagaaacctgtctcagggggattccctaactctttcacgGTTAACCCACCTGttcactaggccattgtgtattcccttgtttgggtgagactcagctactgtcctaagtaatcactctgcagaccagccctgagctattctagctccgttctttgtaatgcctaattagtttcactgtctctactagaaatGAATTTGAacgttactgaataggtaacattcttactgaattccaagctcatcaGCTTTAATGATTTTCTagaacattggaacactggcaaaggcttagctatgtcaagaaatcaatccttaaaggcacttataataaaacaatactgaaagagagcacgtggatccatacaccagactaacacaggGATAGAGTTTGAGTATACGGGCTATGGGAAtgtcaaggttccaggaggcatagtttccttgaaactctttgcctcatgagtgcttccaggcctcttggcctgtcaagcagacttcactggagtgggtgtagcatAATACACCTATTTTAGAGCTCACCTGATTAGTCTGGGACCACACAGGACAATGTCCTCTTGGGTCAGATCCACTAACAAAGGGTCTTAATTATACCTGAAAACACCCCTTTCTGACAGATAGGCCACCATTCCATGAGTTCAGTCTCTTCATACCACAAGTTCCAGTCacacataagggaaattgatatAAAACATGATTAATTTTTACAACTTTGCTGTCACAGGAAAGACATGTTATATTCATAGCATCAGTGGGACATCCAGATGGTGGCATCCAAGAGAAGTCAGTGTGCTGATCTGGAGgtcagaacactcatacatacagaAGTTACTAACTCAGGCAATAGCAACAATAGATAACCAAAGCCCTTAGCAGGGACTGTACTTTTCATCAGCATGGAAGAAATGACTGAAGGCAGCTCAATAGCCTTCAGTTTCCCCCAAAGACTTCTGGAACAACAGCTCTTGGGAGCAGGTGAAGAGTGAGGTCAAATTTACCACATGagaagagatggatcagtggtaaagagcactcactgctcttctagaatctctgggttcagttcccagcacccacatcaggcagctcacaactgcttgtaactccagccccagcaaaACTCAGCTCTGTCTTCTGGGGGCACCagagcacacatatgcacaatgcatatgtacatgaacacatacataaagatgaaaaaaaaatcttcacaaatTACTGTGTGAAAGGATTTAAAGAAatagctctgcagttaagagcactggctgcttttgcagaggaccaaggtttgattccacaaggtagctcacaatcatttgtaactccagtcccaagacaTCTGTCAAACTTTTCTGGCTCCACAGGCACAacacatgtggggtgtgtgtgtgtgtgtgtgtgtgtacacaagacatccaaacacattaaataaataattcctaaaaattattaaaaggGTACATTTAAAAATGATCACGTGAAAGAAACCAGTTGGCATAAAGGTAGATCGAAAGCGCTCCACCAGAGGCCAGCATGTATCAGAACATACACAAAAACATAGGCCATACCAAAACCTTGGAAGGCCCCAGGCTGAGAAGAGTGGACAGATACCCTGAGCTTCTAGCCTATATCCCAACTCCTGTCCTCATTTGCCCTTGgaactgcactttttttttttttaatgaattatccCTACTTCTAACCGCTATACACATCTCcattcagtttcttttctttaactttttattgattctttgtgagtttcacactATGCACCCCAGTCTCACTTATTtctcctccacccttgcaacctcccccacctaatacacaaacaaaaaaacccaaacaaagcatagaaaacatctcatcatggaagctgtagtgtataGTGTGTCCCACGGTACACCCCTCTCTCCACACATCTTTATTTCACATTGCAATgaatcattggtctggtttgaggtctctggcttctgtgacaccatcaatattggatcctcactgggacttctcagggttatcctgttgttgccctgtgtcatggagatcctgaagttttggatcagcaggactggcTCTTTCATGTACCCGAACAGTTCACAAATGATGTAGATTTAAGTGTGAGTCAACTCAAAGCCTTGGGTCTGTTCAGCCCACTGGCTCTCACTTATTTGTACCACCAGTGGGAGTGCTCCAACACTGCTTGGGCAAATTCACTCAATGCTGCTACAACAGGCAGGGTTAGTTCTGTTCTCATGCCCTCAGGGAAGGCTCCACACCTACACCTTCAgaaccagctccactgtgctgcccagtgagGGTGGAGGCCCCCACTCTTCCAAGTGCtacagccagtgaggggcagggccagctctcccgcTCTCACATTCTGGGGGGCTGACTCACCTGTGCCTTTGCCACAAGGACCAGCTTCACTGTGTTActcaggcaaggtgcagggcccactctcctgagtgctacagcCACTGAGTGGCATGGCTAGTTCTCCTGTGCTCATGCCCTTGGGCTGGGGCAGTTCACCCATGACCTCTACTGTGCTACCCAGGGGAGATAAAGGGCCTACTCTGGTAGGGGCAACTTTTCCATTCTCATGTTCTTATGACTCCGGGGGACAGCTTTCCCTACTGTTGGAGGtggtgaggagggaggagaagagggtgtATCTCAGCGACCGCACCACTCCACAGCAGATGTCCATTTAACTTCTTATTGCAGTTCACAAGAACCTGGCAATCTTGTTAGACACCTGCCAGAATCTGATACTCACTGACATCAAAGAGTTGCCAGTTAAAAGGTAAGCTTATATTTTTGATCTCTTGAATTATTCCACTAATTCTGGGGGCATCTGAAAGAATGCATGTCTCAACAGCcaattttccccttccttccttccttccttccttccttccttccttccttccttccttccttccttctctcctatctTTTTTCACTTTCCCTGGGAGTACAGGGAAACATTTGGCTCAGGATGGTAGACTCTCAGCCCTCTGGGACATATGCCCCAATTATGGCTGTGTTCACACACAGAGGTAGCCAAGATATGGTAGCACTCATGTGGTCACAGCCAAAATAGCTCTGATACCATGATAGCAACACCCTCATTATTGCCCTGGGTCTGGGACACATCTGGCTGCTTGATCTCCCAAGCACCTGCACTTCCTAAGATGTTTTCTGGTGGCCAGAGCTTTGCATAACTTTCCTTTCCCATCCTCAGAGCTCCTTGTTAACTTTGCTCCACAGAGCTGCTTTGCTTTGTGTATTTCCGGTTCATCATACTCTCTGGCTCTGGATCCTTCCTGATATTTTACTGCATTAGGGGTGTCCGACTTTCCAATACTAAGAAACCTAACCATCAGGGAGGAAGCCTCTAGATCAGCAGCAGCTTGATTTTTCCGTATGATACTAACAgtgtatgtggtgtcttcagcaacagtgTCTTAAACATCAAATTCTTGTAAGCAATCAAGAGCAATGACAATCGCTTATACTTGTAGAAATAT
This Mus musculus strain C57BL/6J chromosome 7, GRCm38.p6 C57BL/6J DNA region includes the following protein-coding sequences:
- the Krtap5-3 gene encoding keratin-associated protein 5-3: MSCCGCCGGCGSSCCKPVCCCVPVCSCSSCGGCKGGCSSCGGCGSCGGCKGGCGSCGGCGSCGGCKGGCGSCGGCGSCGGCKGGCGSCGGCGSCGGCKGGCGSCGGCGSCGGCKGGCSSCGGCGSCGGCKGGCGSCGGCGSCGGCKGGCGSCGGCGSCGGCKGGCGSCGGCGSCGGCKGGCGSCGGCGSCGGCKGGCCSCGGCGSCGGCKGGCSSCGGCGSCGGCKGGCCSCGGCGSCGGCKGGCSSCGGCGTCGGCKGCCSSCGGCGSCGGCGSCGGCKGGCGSCGGCGSCGGCKGGCGSCGGCKGGCSSCGGCGSCGCCQSSCCKPCCCQSSCCKPCCCQSSCCKPCCCQPSCC